In the Synergistaceae bacterium genome, one interval contains:
- a CDS encoding cobyrinate a,c-diamide synthase: MEINRKNYISKILIAGASSSAGKTTLSCGLLCALSKRGLKISAYKTGPDYIDPQHLRLAGNCEAFNLDTWLMNENLTRKLFAITSHDKDFALIEGAMGLYDGGIYSTANIAKLLNVPVILVINAKSLGESVAAVASGFRDYDKKINFAGVIINFAGSDSHVKIIAESLERANIKFLGALKRSDNIAIPERHLGLLPTHEQKNFDSDKLADIIEKSINLDEIIRIAKESASPQENFITQKISSCRKIIAIARDEAFNFYYPESLMTLKNLGAELIYFSPIHDKKLPRADSYIFGGGFPEIFARELAANISMLESVRSCDKKILAECGGFMYLCRSLEDLNGEKFNMTGLINANSFMTNRPVIGYLEARALRNNIICGSGEILRGHEFHYSRIKPDSCAFEFTRPRTGETHTGGYAMNNILASYLHINFFGNERFAANFLTSSRL, from the coding sequence ATGGAAATAAACAGAAAAAATTATATCAGCAAAATATTAATCGCAGGAGCTTCAAGCAGTGCAGGAAAAACGACTCTCTCATGCGGGTTATTGTGTGCATTGAGTAAACGAGGCTTGAAAATTTCTGCGTACAAGACCGGCCCTGACTATATCGACCCTCAACATTTAAGACTCGCCGGAAATTGTGAAGCGTTCAATCTCGATACTTGGTTGATGAATGAAAATTTAACCCGCAAACTTTTCGCAATTACTTCACATGATAAAGACTTCGCGCTGATTGAGGGAGCAATGGGACTCTATGACGGCGGAATTTACAGCACGGCAAATATCGCAAAACTGTTGAATGTTCCTGTAATTCTAGTGATAAATGCAAAGTCTCTCGGTGAAAGCGTTGCAGCTGTTGCGTCAGGTTTTCGCGATTATGACAAGAAAATTAATTTTGCAGGAGTAATTATAAATTTCGCAGGCTCTGACTCTCACGTGAAAATTATCGCTGAATCCCTCGAACGCGCAAATATAAAATTTTTAGGTGCATTAAAGCGCAGTGATAATATAGCAATTCCTGAACGCCATTTAGGTTTATTGCCGACTCATGAGCAGAAAAATTTTGACTCTGATAAATTAGCTGACATAATCGAAAAATCTATAAATCTTGACGAAATTATTAGAATCGCGAAAGAGTCTGCGAGCCCTCAAGAAAATTTTATCACGCAAAAAATTTCATCATGCAGAAAAATTATAGCCATTGCACGCGATGAAGCATTTAATTTCTATTATCCCGAAAGTTTAATGACGCTAAAAAATTTAGGTGCTGAGTTAATTTATTTCTCGCCCATTCATGATAAAAAGTTGCCTCGTGCTGACTCTTATATTTTCGGCGGAGGTTTCCCGGAAATTTTTGCGCGTGAATTAGCTGCTAATATTTCAATGCTTGAGAGTGTGAGATCATGCGACAAAAAAATTTTAGCTGAGTGCGGCGGATTCATGTATTTATGCAGAAGCCTTGAGGACTTGAACGGCGAAAAATTTAATATGACAGGCTTGATAAATGCAAATTCTTTCATGACTAATAGACCCGTCATAGGCTATCTTGAGGCGCGTGCGTTGAGAAATAATATAATTTGCGGTTCGGGCGAAATTTTACGCGGTCATGAGTTCCATTATTCGCGAATAAAGCCGGACTCCTGCGCGTTTGAGTTCACACGGCCAAGAACAGGCGAGACTCACACGGGCGGTTATGCAATGAATAATATTTTAGCGTCGTACCTGCATATAAATTTTTTCGGCAATGAACGATTTGCAGCAAATTTCTTGACTTCAAGCAGACTCTAA